A part of Rhinoderma darwinii isolate aRhiDar2 chromosome 1, aRhiDar2.hap1, whole genome shotgun sequence genomic DNA contains:
- the SCOC gene encoding short coiled-coil protein, with the protein MMNSDMDALEIENQVELEEKTRLINQVLELQHTLEDLSARVDAVKEENLKLKSENQVLGQYIENLMSASSVFQTTDTKSKRK; encoded by the exons ATGATGAATTCCGACATGGATG cTCTTGAAATAGAAAATCAAGTAGAACTGGAAGAGAAGACGCGGCTTATCAACCAGGTTTTGGAACTTCAGCATACATTAGAAG ATCTCTCTGCTCGGGTTGATGCTGTAAAAGAGGAAAACCTGAAGCTCAAGTCAGAAAATCAAGTTCTTGGACAGTACATTGAGAACCTTATGTCGGCTTCCAGTGTTTTCCAGACAACAGACACCAAGAGCAAGCGGAAGTAA